A single genomic interval of uncultured Desulfobacter sp. harbors:
- the galE gene encoding UDP-glucose 4-epimerase GalE: MKILVTGGAGYIGSHTCVELLNQGHDVVVLDNLVNSSAKALDRVRNITGKDLAFFQTDLLNEAGTHAVFKAHKDIEAVIHFAGLKAVGESVSQPLRYYHNNITGTLNLITAMEKSGVTAIVFSSSATVYGNPANLPITEDFPLSVTNPYGRTKLMIEEILSDLYTADPKWHITLLRYFNPVGAHPSGDIGEDPRDIPNNLMPYVARVAIGQLPRVNVFGNDYDTPDGTGVRDFIHVTDLAKGHICCLQRLMKTPGVGIYNLGTGRGYSVIEMIKGFEKACGHNIPYEIGSRRPGDIAACWADPSKAERELGWKADLDIEDMCKDAWRWQQKNPKGYDS; encoded by the coding sequence ATGAAAATTCTTGTCACCGGCGGTGCCGGATATATCGGCAGCCATACCTGCGTCGAATTGCTGAACCAGGGCCACGATGTGGTCGTACTGGATAATCTTGTCAACTCGTCAGCCAAGGCCCTTGACCGGGTTAGAAACATTACGGGAAAAGATCTTGCGTTTTTCCAAACCGATTTGCTGAATGAAGCCGGCACCCATGCGGTGTTCAAAGCCCATAAAGATATTGAAGCCGTGATCCACTTTGCAGGGCTTAAAGCTGTGGGAGAATCGGTTTCACAACCCCTGCGCTATTACCACAACAATATCACCGGCACCCTGAACCTGATTACAGCCATGGAAAAATCAGGTGTTACCGCCATTGTATTTTCATCATCTGCCACGGTTTACGGCAATCCGGCCAATTTGCCCATCACGGAAGACTTTCCCCTGTCCGTAACCAACCCCTACGGCAGAACCAAATTGATGATTGAAGAAATCCTGTCCGATCTTTACACAGCCGACCCCAAATGGCACATTACCCTTTTGCGATATTTCAACCCGGTGGGGGCACATCCCTCCGGAGACATTGGCGAAGATCCCAGGGATATTCCCAACAACCTGATGCCTTATGTGGCCCGGGTGGCCATAGGCCAACTGCCCCGGGTTAATGTTTTCGGCAATGACTACGATACCCCGGACGGTACCGGGGTCCGGGATTTTATCCATGTCACCGACCTTGCCAAAGGACATATTTGCTGCCTTCAACGGCTCATGAAAACCCCAGGTGTGGGTATTTATAACCTTGGCACCGGCCGGGGATACTCTGTAATTGAGATGATCAAAGGGTTTGAAAAGGCCTGCGGACACAATATCCCCTACGAAATTGGCTCCCGCAGACCGGGCGACATCGCCGCATGCTGGGCAGATCCGTCTAAAGCCGAACGCGAACTTGGCTGGAAAGCGGATCTGGATATCGAGGATATGTGCAAAGACGCATGGCGTTGGCAGCAGAAAAACCCAAAAGGATATGACTCATAA
- a CDS encoding IscA/HesB family protein — protein MIELTDAAKTQIDNYFQGNEPSPIRIFLNSGGUAGPSLAMALDEPKDSDDLFDVKGIKFVVDKEFMEKAQTIKIDFNGMGFSLDSGLELGQAGNCGGCSGSCG, from the coding sequence ATGATTGAACTTACAGATGCTGCAAAAACGCAGATCGACAATTATTTCCAGGGGAATGAACCTAGCCCCATCCGGATTTTTCTTAACTCAGGCGGCTGAGCGGGTCCGTCTCTAGCAATGGCTCTGGATGAGCCTAAAGACAGCGACGACCTTTTTGACGTTAAAGGTATTAAATTTGTAGTAGACAAAGAGTTCATGGAAAAAGCACAAACGATTAAAATTGATTTCAACGGTATGGGCTTTAGCCTTGATTCGGGCTTGGAGCTTGGCCAGGCTGGCAACTGCGGCGGATGTTCTGGATCCTGCGGATAG
- a CDS encoding MarR family transcriptional regulator, with protein sequence MAVTELSNQRCQTLLISIRKIIQAVDIHSRKLNKKFGLTGPQLIVLQEISSHGQISITPLSRATSLSQATVTDITKRLESRGYIARKKREDDRRAVSLFLTDKGQDIIKNLPPLLQETFTEHFSDIEDWEQMMIISAFERVVSMMAADKIEASPILVTGPIRQNPNG encoded by the coding sequence ATGGCTGTAACAGAACTAAGCAACCAAAGATGTCAAACCCTTTTGATATCAATTCGTAAAATCATCCAGGCAGTTGACATTCATTCCAGAAAATTAAACAAAAAATTTGGTCTGACTGGTCCCCAGCTTATTGTGCTCCAGGAAATTTCCTCCCATGGTCAAATTTCCATTACCCCGTTATCCCGGGCCACAAGCTTAAGTCAGGCAACCGTGACAGATATCACCAAGCGCCTTGAAAGCCGTGGATACATTGCCAGAAAAAAAAGAGAAGATGACAGGCGGGCTGTCAGTCTTTTTCTTACAGACAAGGGTCAGGATATTATCAAAAACCTGCCGCCTCTGCTCCAGGAAACATTCACAGAGCATTTCTCCGATATTGAAGACTGGGAGCAGATGATGATCATAAGCGCATTTGAGCGGGTGGTCAGCATGATGGCCGCAGACAAGATAGAGGCATCTCCCATCCTGGTTACAGGCCCCATCCGGCAAAACCCCAACGGTTAG
- a CDS encoding flagellar basal body-associated FliL family protein, with protein MEQQVNKVLLNRCAVVCAVMFMALVGIAGCGGEEKKNLDLILGNWIHYKNRTYILIAIDMKGTWTSSVRIADVTSKIVGSKGTAGGTWHLDEGQLILTVERSDIEDVWEKNDTRFYKVLELSDHLIILEGENGRKEEWKKTVRQKKDDAGAVNPIVTMAPYAVNLDRHSSNAQDRYLCLSIHLELMELMPEQSAPQFHPRARDAAIMYLSSLTYDDVSDFDRIKAQKEKLKEALNPYMEGLIKDVVIDHVVIAVSAAKVEEFIIEHTAVSTEEQAAEGEEGEAGEEGVEKESPEAS; from the coding sequence ATGGAACAACAGGTCAATAAAGTGCTTTTGAACAGGTGTGCTGTTGTCTGCGCCGTCATGTTCATGGCCCTTGTCGGTATTGCAGGGTGCGGTGGAGAAGAAAAAAAAAATTTGGATCTGATCCTGGGTAACTGGATTCACTACAAGAATCGCACCTATATTCTCATCGCCATTGACATGAAAGGCACGTGGACTTCTTCGGTCAGAATTGCAGACGTGACCTCTAAAATTGTTGGTTCCAAGGGAACGGCCGGCGGCACCTGGCATTTGGACGAGGGACAGTTGATTTTAACTGTTGAGAGATCAGATATCGAAGATGTCTGGGAAAAGAATGACACCCGGTTTTACAAGGTGCTTGAACTCAGCGACCATCTCATTATCCTTGAGGGCGAAAACGGCCGTAAGGAGGAATGGAAAAAAACGGTTCGTCAAAAGAAAGATGACGCCGGTGCAGTCAATCCGATTGTTACCATGGCGCCCTATGCCGTTAATTTGGACAGACATTCTTCCAATGCCCAGGACCGCTACCTGTGTCTGAGTATTCATTTGGAACTTATGGAACTGATGCCGGAACAGTCTGCACCCCAATTTCATCCCAGGGCCAGGGATGCCGCCATCATGTACCTGTCTTCTCTGACGTATGATGATGTCTCTGATTTTGATCGCATCAAGGCCCAGAAAGAAAAGCTCAAAGAGGCACTCAATCCCTATATGGAAGGGTTGATCAAGGACGTTGTCATTGACCATGTGGTTATTGCCGTCTCTGCAGCCAAGGTGGAAGAATTTATCATTGAACATACGGCGGTATCAACCGAAGAGCAAGCCGCTGAAGGAGAAGAGGGCGAAGCCGGCGAAGAAGGCGTAGAAAAAGAAAGCCCAGAGGCCTCCTGA
- a CDS encoding thiamine diphosphokinase has translation MKIVIVANGTLSETDRLLSRIQQADMVIAADGGAVHLHHMGIVPRIIIGDLDSIPEHILSFFKEKQVKILKHPVRKDQTDLELCIEYAIDHGCTDLLIMGATSTRLDHTLANIFLLRRLADQGIPATILDAYNDIHIVVSRLTLTGRAGDLMSVIPVSDRVKGLTLKGLEYPLTDKSLCMGSTMGISNVFTQDKAEISLNSGAVLVIKPKEDI, from the coding sequence ATGAAAATAGTCATTGTAGCAAACGGAACCCTATCCGAAACAGACAGACTTTTATCCCGGATACAACAAGCGGACATGGTTATTGCCGCAGACGGCGGGGCCGTTCATCTTCACCACATGGGCATTGTTCCCCGGATTATCATCGGTGATCTTGATTCCATTCCCGAACACATCCTTTCATTTTTTAAAGAAAAACAGGTTAAAATTTTAAAGCATCCTGTGCGCAAGGACCAGACAGATCTGGAATTATGTATAGAATATGCCATTGACCATGGATGTACAGATCTTCTCATTATGGGTGCCACGAGCACCCGGCTTGACCACACCCTGGCAAATATTTTCCTTCTACGCAGACTTGCAGACCAGGGAATCCCGGCCACGATCCTGGATGCATATAATGATATTCATATTGTTGTTTCCCGCCTGACACTCACGGGCCGCGCCGGTGACCTGATGTCCGTCATCCCGGTATCAGACCGTGTTAAAGGCCTGACCCTGAAGGGGTTGGAGTATCCATTAACGGATAAAAGCCTTTGCATGGGATCAACCATGGGAATCAGCAATGTATTCACACAGGATAAGGCCGAAATCAGTCTTAATTCCGGCGCCGTACTGGTCATAAAACCAAAAGAAGATATCTGA
- the lptF gene encoding LPS export ABC transporter permease LptF produces MKVFKRIHTYLFFELIPPFAISSFFLTSVFLMTRIPDIMNMVVNYNSSIMDILLLISYTLPRFMEFTIPMSAMIAVLLTIMRMSGENEIIALKGAGMSLYKLLPPVIMFSVMTLLITMWVTVYGIPKGKLALKVKTIELARSSIDAALQERQFNSQLDGIMIYVAHVDMGTRDLTDVFIEDRRTADMISISTAPRGRLVRQGDQDVYTIRLYDGMINQVNVQDHSVTNINFGHYDINIDLAAMQKNTSRKVTKDFDEMSLHELIQRIRIGFKTPKMDSEARLVLHEKFSIPFACLALGLLAFPLGVQSMSSRKSNGFGMGVGFFLLYYLLLAFGWSGGEAGRYPPVIAMWMPNVVMGGAGIFLLIRNAKERPVHLPLWIQNLPATVVARFWKRTKS; encoded by the coding sequence ATGAAGGTTTTCAAACGTATACATACCTATCTTTTTTTTGAGCTTATTCCGCCGTTTGCCATAAGCTCCTTTTTTTTAACTTCGGTATTTTTGATGACCCGGATTCCGGATATCATGAATATGGTGGTTAATTACAACTCCAGTATCATGGATATCCTTCTTCTCATATCTTATACCCTGCCGCGGTTTATGGAGTTTACCATTCCCATGTCAGCCATGATTGCAGTGCTTTTGACCATCATGCGCATGTCAGGGGAAAATGAAATTATCGCCCTGAAAGGGGCGGGAATGTCTTTGTATAAACTTTTGCCGCCGGTAATCATGTTCAGCGTCATGACCCTTTTAATCACCATGTGGGTGACGGTTTACGGGATTCCCAAGGGTAAACTGGCCCTGAAGGTGAAAACCATAGAACTTGCCAGGTCCAGTATTGACGCAGCACTGCAGGAGCGTCAGTTTAACAGTCAGCTTGACGGTATCATGATTTATGTGGCCCATGTGGATATGGGGACCCGGGATTTGACCGACGTATTCATTGAGGACCGCAGGACTGCCGACATGATCTCTATCTCAACGGCGCCCAGGGGACGCCTGGTGCGCCAGGGAGACCAGGATGTATACACCATCCGTTTGTATGACGGCATGATCAACCAAGTCAATGTTCAGGATCATTCCGTGACCAATATCAATTTTGGGCACTATGACATCAATATTGATCTGGCTGCCATGCAGAAAAATACATCCAGGAAAGTGACAAAGGACTTTGATGAAATGAGTCTGCATGAACTGATTCAGCGTATCCGGATCGGTTTTAAAACGCCTAAAATGGATAGTGAGGCTCGCTTGGTGTTGCATGAGAAATTTTCCATTCCTTTTGCATGTCTTGCTTTGGGATTGTTGGCATTTCCTTTGGGGGTTCAGTCTATGTCCTCAAGAAAATCAAATGGTTTTGGGATGGGGGTAGGTTTTTTTCTGCTTTACTATCTGTTGCTGGCCTTTGGCTGGTCCGGCGGCGAGGCCGGTCGTTATCCGCCTGTCATTGCCATGTGGATGCCCAATGTGGTCATGGGGGGGGCGGGTATTTTTCTTTTGATCCGTAATGCCAAGGAGCGGCCCGTACATCTGCCCCTTTGGATTCAAAATCTTCCGGCAACTGTTGTCGCCCGTTTCTGGAAAAGGACAAAATCATGA
- the lptG gene encoding LPS export ABC transporter permease LptG yields the protein MIRCLHKYWLKEFVRIFIIIQALVMVLFVFIDYLSRLDRMLEYNVTFARGLWYVLLKLPYMFVQLTPAGLLLAVISVFGIMNRNEELTALKSSGISVYFLVKPAIWVGCLLALLMLFLGETLIPLSMARSNHIRYHEMVEKKGVVHSRKDIWIRSDNTLVHINFFDPVQKTVAGITCTTMGPGFKIASRIDAAKGYYDNGQWILEDVAEQVYDPKIDDYHVTIRPRQVISLGLSLKPDDLGRIAKKTNEMSFTELRRYVGKVTAEGYDATTYKVDMHGKLAFPFICVIMALTGAATGMRTFVKTNLPVGIAVGVGFCFLYWFVFGFTASLGYAKILPPVVAAWVSNLVFLCLGCIYLIQTE from the coding sequence ATGATCAGATGCCTTCACAAATACTGGCTCAAAGAGTTTGTCAGGATTTTCATTATTATCCAGGCATTGGTTATGGTTTTGTTTGTGTTTATTGATTACCTGTCTCGTCTGGATAGAATGCTTGAATACAATGTGACCTTTGCCAGAGGGCTTTGGTATGTGCTGCTTAAGCTGCCGTATATGTTTGTTCAACTCACTCCGGCAGGACTGCTTCTTGCCGTTATTTCCGTGTTTGGTATCATGAACCGGAACGAAGAACTTACGGCTTTAAAGTCTTCGGGCATCTCCGTTTATTTTCTGGTCAAGCCGGCCATTTGGGTCGGATGTCTTCTGGCGTTGTTGATGCTGTTTTTGGGTGAAACCCTGATTCCGTTGTCCATGGCGCGTTCCAACCATATCCGTTACCATGAAATGGTTGAAAAAAAGGGGGTTGTTCACAGTCGAAAAGACATCTGGATTCGCTCGGACAACACGCTTGTGCACATTAATTTTTTTGACCCGGTCCAAAAGACGGTGGCCGGTATCACATGTACCACCATGGGGCCCGGATTCAAGATCGCCTCGCGTATTGATGCGGCAAAAGGGTATTATGACAACGGTCAATGGATTCTGGAAGATGTTGCTGAACAGGTGTATGACCCCAAAATTGATGACTATCATGTGACCATAAGGCCCAGACAGGTCATCTCCCTTGGCCTGAGCCTGAAACCCGACGACCTTGGCCGCATAGCCAAAAAAACAAATGAAATGAGTTTTACCGAGCTTCGACGGTATGTAGGAAAAGTAACGGCTGAAGGGTATGACGCCACTACGTATAAGGTGGACATGCATGGTAAGCTGGCCTTTCCCTTTATCTGTGTGATCATGGCGTTGACAGGGGCGGCCACGGGCATGAGGACTTTTGTGAAGACCAACCTGCCCGTGGGTATTGCCGTGGGCGTGGGGTTTTGTTTTTTGTACTGGTTTGTCTTCGGGTTTACGGCCTCTTTGGGCTATGCAAAGATTTTGCCGCCGGTGGTGGCCGCCTGGGTGAGTAACCTGGTTTTTTTATGCCTGGGGTGTATTTATCTGATTCAGACGGAATGA
- the lpxK gene encoding tetraacyldisaccharide 4'-kinase — MIKSWLDRIEKRVLQTMETSGPFAPCSFDQMLAGCASLYKAGVKLRYAMYGSGFLQSRRLDCPVISIGNLAVGGSGKTPMAVWLAKMLVEKGVRPVVISRGYRGTLEDEVAVVSDGRDVFLDAKTCGDEPYMMAMEKAFPVVVGKDRYKAGLMAVETFAPDVIILDDGFQHLKLSRDLNLVLLDYRQPLGNGRMLPAGRLRETLCMAKDRIDAVVFTRCPPDVFQTEPLLESGGRSFAKDIIKKLPPVPVFFSGYEPFVAQLFSAGEDDYKDDLQSQWLKGKRAVLFSGLARNGSFAQSVQHLGVNIADHFEFCDHYRYNEPDFKWIIDRAKALNVDLILTTQKDWVKVNLVYFRDMTVAVIGIRLRFSNPQGLEKFILNNTNG, encoded by the coding sequence TTGATTAAATCCTGGCTGGACCGGATAGAAAAGCGGGTATTGCAGACCATGGAAACTTCGGGGCCCTTTGCGCCGTGTTCCTTTGATCAGATGCTGGCCGGCTGTGCAAGCCTTTATAAAGCCGGGGTGAAACTGCGTTATGCCATGTATGGTAGTGGTTTTTTGCAATCAAGGCGCCTTGATTGCCCTGTGATTTCCATCGGCAACCTGGCCGTGGGCGGGTCCGGTAAAACACCCATGGCGGTTTGGCTGGCAAAAATGTTGGTGGAAAAAGGGGTGCGTCCTGTGGTGATCAGCCGGGGCTACAGAGGGACACTTGAAGACGAGGTTGCTGTGGTATCGGACGGCCGGGACGTGTTTCTGGATGCAAAAACTTGTGGTGATGAGCCCTATATGATGGCCATGGAAAAAGCCTTTCCCGTGGTGGTGGGAAAAGACCGATATAAGGCCGGTCTTATGGCTGTGGAGACGTTTGCACCGGATGTGATTATTCTTGATGACGGATTCCAACATCTGAAATTGAGCCGGGACCTTAATTTGGTGCTCCTGGACTACAGACAACCTTTGGGGAACGGACGCATGCTCCCGGCAGGCCGGTTGCGTGAAACCCTTTGTATGGCAAAGGACAGAATTGATGCCGTTGTGTTTACCCGGTGTCCACCGGATGTATTTCAAACAGAACCACTTCTGGAATCTGGAGGTCGATCCTTTGCAAAAGATATCATTAAAAAATTGCCGCCTGTGCCTGTTTTTTTCTCTGGGTATGAGCCCTTTGTGGCACAACTGTTTTCAGCCGGGGAAGACGATTACAAAGATGATTTGCAATCCCAGTGGTTGAAAGGAAAACGGGCTGTCTTGTTCTCAGGTTTGGCCCGGAACGGCTCCTTTGCACAATCCGTGCAGCACCTGGGTGTAAATATTGCCGATCATTTTGAATTTTGCGACCATTACCGATATAATGAACCTGATTTTAAATGGATTATAGACCGGGCCAAAGCGTTGAATGTTGATCTTATTCTGACAACCCAGAAAGACTGGGTAAAGGTGAACCTGGTGTACTTCAGGGATATGACGGTTGCTGTTATTGGTATCCGGTTGCGCTTTTCCAATCCCCAGGGTCTTGAAAAATTTATTTTGAACAATACGAACGGGTAG
- a CDS encoding O-antigen ligase family protein: MLLVVFLNPFPHTTFLDQLFFYAAILPMIAMARNKFDGFYYNTPLLYPFALFLFWATISVIFALDKPDSARDLYSHLIRYLIFYLVVINLFGTKKRLLLLAACVVLSEFIFAVGALILYYGILGHDIVSRLFLNGSKSIAPDVIPFGFMLGFFMAVWLFKICQNKFQRTFLAVAITVLIISTIATQSRGAILALCIAFPLQLWGHKKVLSLLMVAIILIIALSPMQNRIQAKLFEDNARRGLILYSIEVIKDYPISGTGFSIDTFRNPEFIDKETYSSRIPKKYRKIPFDRPHNMFLSMATRTGLVGMLMYAGLFTVSLFICCQLILYGKDLFIQSLSRCCLALLTMFLANGVLQVMTTHFIDMVQFIIFSLLTIIWKIDKNSPGLPHETDSGWKTNG; encoded by the coding sequence ATGCTGCTTGTTGTTTTTTTAAATCCATTCCCCCACACAACATTTTTAGACCAACTGTTTTTTTATGCCGCTATTTTGCCCATGATAGCCATGGCACGAAATAAATTTGACGGTTTTTATTATAACACGCCCCTGCTCTACCCATTCGCCTTATTCCTTTTCTGGGCCACAATAAGTGTTATTTTTGCGTTGGATAAGCCGGATAGTGCCCGCGACCTTTACTCCCATCTGATTCGTTATCTGATCTTTTATCTGGTCGTAATAAATTTGTTCGGTACAAAAAAACGGTTATTATTGCTTGCCGCTTGTGTTGTTCTCTCGGAATTTATTTTTGCCGTAGGTGCTTTAATTTTATATTATGGCATATTGGGGCATGACATCGTTTCTCGCCTTTTTCTTAATGGATCTAAGTCAATTGCCCCAGATGTGATACCTTTTGGATTTATGCTAGGGTTCTTTATGGCCGTGTGGTTATTTAAAATTTGTCAAAATAAATTCCAACGTACTTTTCTTGCAGTGGCTATTACGGTTTTAATCATATCTACTATCGCAACCCAATCAAGGGGGGCCATTTTGGCGCTGTGCATCGCATTTCCTTTACAACTGTGGGGCCACAAAAAAGTGTTAAGTCTTTTGATGGTTGCCATAATTTTAATTATAGCACTAAGCCCTATGCAAAACAGGATTCAGGCTAAACTTTTTGAAGATAATGCCAGAAGAGGTTTAATTCTTTATTCAATAGAGGTAATAAAAGATTATCCTATTTCAGGAACTGGATTTTCAATTGATACCTTCCGGAATCCTGAATTCATTGATAAAGAAACTTATAGTTCCCGGATACCAAAAAAATACAGAAAGATTCCGTTTGACCGGCCGCATAATATGTTTTTGAGCATGGCGACCAGGACCGGTCTTGTGGGGATGCTGATGTATGCCGGATTGTTTACCGTTTCCTTATTCATATGTTGCCAGCTGATTTTATATGGGAAAGATTTATTCATACAAAGCCTTTCAAGGTGTTGTCTTGCACTTTTAACTATGTTTCTGGCAAATGGTGTGTTGCAGGTCATGACCACGCATTTTATTGATATGGTCCAGTTTATAATCTTTTCTTTGCTGACTATTATATGGAAAATCGATAAAAATAGTCCGGGCCTGCCTCATGAGACAGACTCCGGTTGGAAAACTAATGGATGA